Proteins encoded by one window of Homoserinimonas aerilata:
- the glnA gene encoding type I glutamate--ammonia ligase codes for MFSDSSEVLKFIKENDVKFLDIRFTDLPGVQQHFNIPASTVDEDFFRDGQLFDGSSIRGFASIHESDMQLIPDVSTAYMDPFRAEKTLIMVFDIYNPRNGEVYGRDPRQVAKKAEKYLASTGIADTAFFAPEAEFYIFDDVRYETTQNSSFFSVDSEEGAWNTGRVEEGGNLGNKTPFKGGYFPVSPVDKQADLRDDISLKLIDAGLILERAHHEVGTGGQAEINYRFDTMVHSADDILKFKYIVKNTANEWGKTATFMPKPLFGDNGSGMHTHQSLWSDGKPLFYDESGYGGLSDIARWYIGGILKHAAAILAFTNPTLNSYRRLVPGFEAPVNLVYSAGNRSAAIRIPITGTNPKAKRIEFRAPDASSNPYLAFAAQLMAGLDGIKNRIEPHEPVDKDLYELPPEEAKNIPQVPGSLAEALDALEADQEFLLAGNVFTTDLIETWIAYKREKEILPAAQRPTPIEYELYFGV; via the coding sequence ATGTTCAGTGATTCGTCAGAAGTGCTCAAGTTCATCAAAGAGAACGACGTCAAGTTCCTTGACATCCGTTTCACGGATCTCCCCGGCGTCCAGCAGCATTTCAACATCCCCGCATCGACGGTCGACGAGGACTTCTTCCGCGACGGGCAGCTCTTCGACGGTTCCTCCATCCGGGGCTTCGCGTCCATCCACGAGTCGGACATGCAGCTGATTCCGGATGTCAGCACCGCCTACATGGACCCGTTCCGGGCCGAGAAGACGCTGATCATGGTCTTCGACATCTACAACCCCCGCAACGGTGAGGTCTACGGGCGTGACCCGCGCCAGGTCGCGAAGAAGGCCGAGAAGTATCTGGCATCGACCGGTATCGCCGACACCGCCTTCTTCGCCCCCGAGGCCGAGTTCTACATCTTCGACGACGTCCGTTACGAGACCACGCAGAACAGCAGCTTCTTCTCCGTCGACTCCGAGGAGGGCGCGTGGAACACGGGCCGCGTCGAAGAGGGCGGCAACCTGGGCAACAAGACGCCGTTCAAGGGCGGCTACTTCCCCGTCAGCCCGGTCGACAAGCAGGCCGATCTGCGCGACGACATCAGCCTCAAGCTGATCGATGCGGGCCTCATCCTCGAGCGCGCGCACCACGAGGTCGGCACGGGCGGCCAGGCGGAGATCAACTACCGCTTCGACACCATGGTGCACTCGGCGGATGACATCCTGAAGTTCAAGTACATCGTCAAGAACACGGCGAACGAGTGGGGCAAGACGGCGACGTTCATGCCGAAGCCACTCTTCGGCGACAACGGCTCGGGAATGCACACCCACCAGTCGCTGTGGAGCGATGGCAAGCCCCTGTTCTACGACGAGAGCGGCTACGGCGGGCTGAGCGACATCGCGCGCTGGTACATCGGTGGAATCCTCAAGCACGCGGCAGCCATCCTCGCCTTCACGAACCCGACGCTGAACTCCTACCGTCGGCTCGTGCCCGGCTTCGAGGCCCCCGTCAACCTGGTGTACTCGGCGGGCAACCGCTCGGCGGCCATCCGCATCCCGATCACCGGAACGAACCCGAAGGCCAAGCGCATCGAGTTCCGTGCCCCCGATGCCTCGAGCAACCCCTATCTCGCCTTCGCCGCCCAGCTGATGGCCGGACTTGACGGCATCAAGAACCGCATCGAACCGCACGAGCCGGTCGACAAGGACCTCTACGAGCTGCCGCCCGAGGAGGCCAAGAACATCCCCCAGGTTCCGGGCTCCCTCGCAGAGGCCCTCGACGCCCTTGAGGCGGACCAGGAGTTCCTGCTCGCCGGCAACGTCTTCACGACTGATCTGATCGAGACCTGGATCGCGTACAAGCGCGAGAAGGAGATCCTCCCGGCAGCCCAGCGCCCGACGCCGATCGAGTACGAGCTGTACTTCGGGGTCTGA
- a CDS encoding RDD family protein, whose amino-acid sequence MSSQHPSPPQEDTWPGRRLGLPSDGPRSVARFGRRLLALLIDFAIAMLLSYVFFDYQYWASTLIFAVTQIGFLMLLSGGIGHVCVGVRVVPLRGGWIGVWRPIVRTVVLLLVLPALIWDADQRGLHDKAAGTVLVRI is encoded by the coding sequence ATGTCTTCACAGCACCCCTCCCCGCCCCAGGAGGACACCTGGCCGGGCAGGCGCCTGGGCCTTCCCTCCGACGGGCCTCGTTCCGTGGCACGCTTCGGGAGAAGGCTGCTCGCCCTGCTCATCGACTTCGCGATCGCGATGCTGCTCTCGTACGTCTTCTTCGACTACCAGTACTGGGCGTCGACGCTGATCTTCGCCGTGACGCAGATCGGCTTCCTCATGCTGTTGTCCGGGGGGATTGGCCATGTCTGCGTCGGCGTGCGCGTGGTGCCACTCAGGGGTGGCTGGATCGGCGTGTGGCGGCCGATCGTGCGTACGGTCGTACTGCTTCTGGTCCTGCCGGCCCTCATCTGGGATGCCGATCAGCGCGGTCTCCACGACAAGGCTGCGGGAACGGTTCTGGTGCGGATCTAG
- a CDS encoding DUF4191 domain-containing protein produces MARRDSTAPKAPKEPGRIKQMYQVFQMTRKYDPSSVWWMLLGFLGPLAVVVTLGIVLSSGNVFGIVLWSVSGLLAGVLVFLIILSRRAERAAYSQIQGQPGAVGAVLKSSLRRGWAASEIPVAVSPRTQDAVYRAVGRGGIALIGEGPKSRTTRMVEEERRKIARIVPNVAINVIHVGPDADSVPLHKIARTLGTFKRQLSKAEIYAVTNRISSLDNKGGLAIPKGIDPTKVRAPRPR; encoded by the coding sequence ATGGCACGCCGTGACTCGACAGCCCCCAAGGCCCCCAAAGAACCCGGTCGCATCAAGCAGATGTACCAGGTCTTCCAGATGACCCGGAAGTACGACCCGAGCTCCGTATGGTGGATGCTCCTCGGCTTCCTCGGGCCGCTCGCGGTCGTCGTCACGCTCGGAATCGTGCTCTCCAGCGGTAACGTCTTCGGCATCGTGCTCTGGAGCGTCTCAGGGCTGCTGGCCGGAGTTCTGGTCTTCCTGATCATCCTGAGCAGGCGTGCCGAGCGTGCCGCCTATTCGCAGATCCAGGGCCAACCGGGCGCTGTCGGTGCTGTGCTCAAGAGCTCGCTTCGCCGTGGATGGGCCGCGAGCGAGATTCCCGTGGCCGTCAGCCCTCGCACGCAGGACGCCGTCTACCGGGCCGTCGGCCGCGGCGGCATCGCACTGATCGGCGAAGGGCCCAAGTCACGTACGACGCGGATGGTCGAAGAGGAGCGCCGCAAGATCGCGCGGATCGTTCCCAACGTCGCCATCAACGTCATCCACGTCGGGCCGGATGCCGACTCCGTGCCTCTGCACAAGATCGCCCGCACACTCGGAACGTTCAAGAGGCAGCTCAGCAAGGCTGAGATCTACGCGGTGACGAACCGGATCTCATCCCTCGACAACAAGGGTGGGCTCGCGATCCCGAAGGGCATCGATCCCACGAAGGTTCGCGCACCGCGACCTCGCTAG
- a CDS encoding protein kinase domain-containing protein — translation MTDVGGYRLIRRLGSGRRAEVWLARVQGEGGAALATSTTAAVKLFRRDVSTTSIDAEIEALSRIRSPHVARVDDVMTDAGGRPALVLQRLQAVGLVQLLGSRESLGIGEAVTILVPLARTLALLHGRGIAHNSLGPAKVLFDDEGTPVLCGFGAAVFGTENGGVLKPEQQAAARLFDSDRTAMADLARGILLRTDAVEDQRVVGLLEWLGPRGGAAGESGFTDVLVQRLFEASDPVAIGLAPPAERASWATRGGRTGALRSGGTPSAEPAVEATIPSWLTSAGMPDWIADALAQAIAKLRPDAVASRLRNALRSIRPRFWVLIAVLVVGGIAALLLLDDTAASPEEAPGEQLADVAQDAPAAPEADTGLGGEENAHVLGDDPVEAARALLMLREHCFETLSVLCLDDVDQLDSVAWEADRHAIRMMQEGADAPTLSIDETAGSELLLVDRMGDTALVSSAVQDGAENEPASVLMIRTEAGWRIRDLFTL, via the coding sequence ATGACAGATGTGGGTGGCTACCGATTGATTCGCCGACTGGGCAGCGGGCGAAGGGCGGAGGTGTGGCTGGCACGCGTGCAGGGCGAGGGCGGCGCCGCGCTGGCGACATCGACGACCGCTGCGGTCAAACTGTTTCGTCGCGACGTGTCGACGACCTCGATCGATGCCGAGATCGAGGCGCTGTCGCGCATCCGGTCGCCGCATGTGGCTCGGGTTGATGATGTGATGACGGATGCCGGGGGTCGCCCAGCGCTCGTCCTGCAGCGTCTTCAGGCTGTTGGGCTCGTGCAACTCCTCGGCTCTCGAGAGTCGCTGGGTATCGGCGAGGCTGTCACGATTCTCGTTCCCCTCGCTCGCACGCTTGCGCTCCTGCATGGGAGAGGGATCGCCCACAACAGTCTGGGCCCGGCAAAGGTGCTGTTCGATGATGAGGGAACGCCTGTTCTGTGCGGCTTCGGCGCAGCCGTGTTCGGCACCGAGAATGGCGGCGTTCTCAAGCCGGAGCAACAGGCGGCGGCGCGGCTGTTCGACTCTGATCGCACCGCGATGGCTGACCTCGCCCGGGGCATCCTGCTCAGGACCGATGCCGTCGAAGACCAGAGAGTCGTCGGGCTCCTGGAATGGCTCGGTCCGCGGGGAGGGGCGGCTGGCGAGTCCGGCTTCACCGATGTACTCGTTCAGCGACTGTTCGAGGCATCCGATCCGGTCGCCATCGGGCTGGCGCCCCCTGCCGAACGTGCGTCGTGGGCCACCCGGGGCGGCAGAACAGGTGCTCTGAGGTCGGGTGGTACTCCGTCGGCCGAGCCAGCGGTCGAGGCGACGATCCCGTCGTGGCTCACTTCGGCCGGGATGCCGGACTGGATCGCGGATGCTCTCGCGCAGGCGATCGCGAAGCTTCGGCCTGATGCGGTGGCTTCTCGTCTGCGGAATGCTCTGCGCAGCATCCGCCCGCGCTTCTGGGTGCTCATCGCCGTGCTTGTGGTCGGGGGGATTGCCGCGTTGCTGCTGCTGGATGACACGGCTGCGTCGCCCGAGGAGGCGCCTGGTGAGCAGCTCGCCGATGTGGCGCAGGACGCTCCCGCTGCGCCGGAGGCAGACACAGGCCTGGGCGGTGAAGAGAATGCGCATGTGCTCGGTGATGATCCGGTGGAGGCTGCGCGGGCACTCCTCATGCTGCGTGAGCACTGTTTCGAGACGCTGTCGGTGCTCTGCCTCGACGATGTCGACCAGCTCGACTCCGTCGCGTGGGAGGCCGATCGCCATGCGATCAGGATGATGCAGGAGGGTGCGGATGCTCCGACCCTGTCGATCGACGAGACCGCCGGCTCAGAGCTGCTTCTGGTCGACAGGATGGGTGACACGGCGCTCGTGTCCTCTGCCGTGCAGGATGGAGCCGAAAACGAACCGGCCTCGGTCCTGATGATCAGGACCGAGGCCGGTTGGCGTATCCGCGACCTGTTCACCCTGTGA
- the sucB gene encoding 2-oxoglutarate dehydrogenase, E2 component, dihydrolipoamide succinyltransferase, producing MSQSVNLPALGESVTEGTVTRWLKNVGDHVEVDEPLLEVSTDKVDTEIPSPVAGVIEEILVQEDETVEVGTALVTIGDGSAAAEEPAAPASETPAAEEAPAAAEAAPAAPEEPAAPTAEAPAAQPAPVEAPVPSTEAPVGAPAEQTPAAPAAVDAPPAAEAAPAQGEYLPSAPPAAVPTAEAPAAAPVAEEAPAAVPAAEAPAAQEAASAPAAPAAAPAAANSGYVTPLVRKLANEKGIDLSGVTGTGVGGRIRKQDLLEGATTAEQPEAAPAAAVAVEDSPLRGTTVPMSRLRKVVAERAVISMQSSAQLTSVVEVDVTKVAALRTRVKDSFLEKTGEKLSFLPFFALASAEALRQYPIINATIDGDNIVYPAQENMSIAVDTERGLLTPVVRDAGTLDIAGFAKQISDLASRTRDNKLKPDELAGGTFTLTNTGSRGALFDTPVVFLPQVAILGTGIVTKRPVVVSAGGTDAIAVRSMVYLALSYDHRIVDGADAARFLVSVKNRLEAGEFEADLGI from the coding sequence ATGAGCCAATCCGTCAACCTTCCGGCGCTCGGCGAAAGTGTCACCGAGGGTACGGTTACTCGCTGGCTGAAGAACGTGGGCGACCACGTCGAGGTCGACGAGCCCCTGCTTGAGGTCTCCACCGACAAGGTCGACACCGAGATCCCTTCGCCGGTCGCCGGCGTCATCGAGGAGATCCTGGTTCAGGAGGACGAGACCGTTGAGGTCGGAACCGCGCTTGTGACCATCGGAGACGGCTCGGCCGCAGCGGAGGAACCGGCTGCGCCCGCGTCTGAGACCCCGGCTGCCGAAGAAGCGCCCGCCGCCGCTGAGGCCGCCCCTGCTGCCCCTGAAGAGCCCGCCGCTCCCACGGCTGAGGCCCCGGCCGCCCAGCCGGCGCCTGTCGAGGCTCCCGTCCCGAGCACCGAGGCCCCTGTTGGGGCCCCCGCAGAGCAGACGCCTGCGGCCCCCGCAGCTGTCGATGCTCCTCCGGCGGCAGAAGCCGCACCTGCTCAGGGCGAGTACCTGCCGTCCGCTCCCCCGGCCGCGGTTCCGACCGCGGAGGCTCCGGCCGCTGCCCCTGTCGCGGAGGAGGCTCCCGCAGCGGTTCCCGCTGCCGAGGCACCCGCCGCACAGGAAGCCGCGTCTGCTCCGGCAGCCCCTGCGGCCGCCCCGGCCGCCGCGAACTCGGGCTACGTGACCCCGCTCGTACGCAAACTCGCCAACGAGAAGGGCATCGACCTGTCGGGCGTCACCGGCACCGGTGTCGGCGGACGCATCCGCAAGCAGGACCTGCTCGAGGGCGCAACAACCGCTGAGCAGCCCGAAGCTGCCCCGGCAGCCGCCGTCGCCGTCGAGGACTCGCCGCTCCGCGGAACGACGGTTCCGATGTCACGCCTGCGCAAGGTCGTGGCGGAGCGCGCCGTCATCTCGATGCAGTCGTCCGCGCAGCTCACCTCCGTGGTCGAGGTCGATGTGACCAAGGTTGCGGCTCTTCGCACCAGGGTCAAGGACTCCTTCCTGGAGAAGACCGGCGAGAAGCTCTCGTTCCTGCCGTTCTTCGCCCTTGCCTCCGCCGAGGCCCTCCGCCAGTACCCGATCATCAACGCCACCATCGACGGCGACAACATCGTGTACCCGGCTCAGGAGAACATGAGCATCGCGGTCGACACCGAGCGTGGCCTGCTGACCCCGGTCGTGCGGGATGCGGGCACACTCGACATCGCGGGCTTCGCCAAGCAGATCTCCGATCTGGCGAGCCGCACGCGTGACAACAAGCTCAAGCCCGACGAGCTCGCGGGGGGTACCTTCACGCTGACGAACACCGGTTCGCGCGGAGCCCTCTTCGACACCCCCGTGGTGTTCCTGCCGCAGGTCGCGATCCTCGGCACAGGCATCGTCACGAAGCGTCCCGTGGTGGTCTCCGCTGGCGGCACCGACGCGATCGCGGTTCGCTCCATGGTCTACCTGGCGCTCTCCTACGATCACCGCATCGTCGACGGGGCGGATGCCGCACGGTTCCTGGTCTCCGTGAAGAACCGCCTCGAAGCAGGAGAATTCGAAGCCGACCTCGGCATCTGA
- the lpdA gene encoding dihydrolipoyl dehydrogenase has translation MSDQNFDVVILGGGSGGYAAALRSVQLGFSVALVEKGKLGGTCLHVGCIPTKALLHSAEVADVSRESAKYGVNTTFEGIDIAAVTAYRQEVVSSKFKGLSGLIKMRGITVIEGEGRLVSPTTVEVAGVQYTGKNVILATGSYSRSLPGLEIGGRVITSEQALDLDFVPKKVAVLGGGVIGVEFSSVWKSWGADVTIIEALPHLVPNEDEAISKQFERAFRKRGINFKLGVRFQSVTQNEDGVVVTLENGETVEAELLLVAVGRGPSTAGLGFEEAGIQLDRGFVTTTERLATNVPGVYAVGDIVPGLQLAHRGFQQGIFVAEEIAGLNPIVVEDVNIPKVTYSDPEVASIGLTEAKAREVHGNENVSTYDFNLAGNGKSHIIGTSGSIKVVRVNDGPVIGVHMIGARVGELIGEAQLAVNWEAYPEDIAPLIHAHPTQNEALGEAFLALAGRPLHGV, from the coding sequence GTGTCTGACCAGAATTTTGATGTAGTGATCCTCGGTGGCGGAAGCGGTGGCTACGCCGCCGCACTGCGTTCCGTACAGCTCGGCTTCAGCGTCGCGCTTGTCGAGAAGGGCAAGCTCGGCGGCACCTGCCTCCATGTCGGATGCATCCCCACCAAGGCCCTCCTGCACTCGGCCGAGGTCGCCGATGTGTCGCGCGAGTCCGCGAAGTACGGCGTCAACACGACGTTCGAGGGCATCGACATCGCTGCTGTGACGGCTTACCGGCAGGAAGTGGTCTCCAGCAAGTTCAAGGGACTGTCCGGCCTCATCAAGATGCGCGGGATCACGGTCATCGAGGGCGAGGGGCGCCTTGTGTCTCCCACGACCGTCGAGGTTGCAGGCGTCCAGTACACGGGCAAGAACGTCATTCTCGCGACAGGTTCATACTCGCGCTCGCTCCCCGGGCTCGAGATCGGCGGTCGGGTCATCACCTCCGAGCAGGCCCTTGACCTCGACTTCGTTCCCAAGAAGGTCGCAGTGCTGGGCGGCGGCGTCATCGGCGTCGAGTTCTCCAGCGTCTGGAAGTCCTGGGGCGCCGACGTCACCATCATCGAGGCGCTTCCGCACCTCGTTCCTAATGAGGACGAGGCGATCAGCAAGCAGTTCGAGCGTGCCTTCCGCAAGCGCGGCATCAACTTCAAGCTCGGCGTCCGCTTCCAGAGCGTGACGCAGAACGAGGATGGCGTAGTTGTCACCCTGGAGAACGGCGAGACCGTCGAGGCAGAGCTGCTTCTCGTCGCCGTCGGGCGCGGCCCGTCGACGGCTGGCCTCGGCTTCGAGGAGGCGGGCATCCAGCTCGACCGCGGCTTCGTCACGACCACCGAGCGCCTCGCCACCAACGTTCCCGGCGTGTACGCGGTCGGCGACATCGTGCCCGGCCTGCAACTCGCCCACCGCGGCTTCCAGCAGGGAATCTTCGTCGCCGAGGAGATCGCTGGTCTCAACCCGATCGTCGTCGAGGATGTCAACATCCCCAAGGTCACCTACTCCGACCCCGAGGTCGCCTCGATCGGACTCACCGAGGCGAAGGCCCGCGAAGTTCACGGCAACGAGAACGTGTCGACCTACGACTTCAACCTTGCCGGCAACGGCAAGAGCCACATCATCGGCACCTCCGGCAGCATCAAGGTCGTCCGGGTCAATGACGGCCCCGTCATCGGCGTCCACATGATCGGCGCCCGTGTCGGCGAGCTCATCGGCGAAGCCCAGCTCGCGGTCAACTGGGAGGCCTACCCGGAGGACATCGCGCCGCTCATCCACGCTCACCCCACGCAGAACGAGGCCCTCGGAGAGGCGTTCCTCGCCCTCGCCGGTCGCCCGCTTCACGGCGTCTGA
- a CDS encoding leucyl aminopeptidase — protein sequence MAIPTLTISSTPPQQIDGDILVLGVTASDSGPALAAAPAGLEQLELSLSSIGATGARDELLRVPASGISASAIALVGLGSGEPTPATLRYAAGAASRQLTGVDSLVIALPTASVDDAAAVLEGAAIGAYAFTRLRSMSAAKTKAPATSIVVATTVAVDDEAVVRASVVAEAMASVRDLVNAPASELYPETFADAAAAAVAGLPIEVEVLAEAELEAGGYGGLLGVGQGSDRGPRLVRLSYSPANAQKHLALVGKGITFDTGGLSLKPATSMVGMKYDMTGAATVLSVIVSAARLGLPLRLTGWLCLAENMPSGRAMRPNDVLTIRGGTTVEVLNTDAEGRLVLADGLVAASEEQPDAIIDIATLTGAAITALGTRYTGVMGDSELVAKVVDIADAVGEPFWAMPFPEELRASLNSDVADLANAKMGTSAGGMLLAGVFLREFIGKRADGGEPIAWAHLDIAGPAHNTGGGYGFTGKGPTAVTVRALIALAEEFSRA from the coding sequence ATGGCCATCCCCACTCTCACGATTTCGTCGACCCCTCCGCAGCAGATCGACGGGGACATCCTCGTTCTCGGCGTCACTGCGAGCGATTCGGGCCCGGCTCTCGCCGCCGCCCCTGCCGGTCTCGAGCAGCTGGAGCTCTCACTGAGTTCGATCGGCGCGACAGGCGCACGCGACGAGCTGCTGCGGGTGCCGGCATCCGGGATCTCGGCCTCGGCAATCGCCCTTGTGGGCCTCGGCTCCGGAGAGCCGACGCCCGCCACCCTTCGCTATGCGGCCGGGGCCGCATCCCGACAGCTGACCGGTGTCGACTCGCTGGTCATCGCGCTGCCCACCGCTTCCGTCGACGACGCCGCCGCCGTATTGGAGGGCGCCGCGATCGGCGCATACGCCTTCACCAGACTCCGCTCGATGTCTGCAGCGAAGACGAAGGCCCCCGCCACGTCGATCGTCGTGGCCACCACCGTCGCTGTCGACGATGAAGCGGTTGTGCGAGCGAGCGTTGTGGCGGAGGCGATGGCATCCGTGCGCGACCTCGTCAACGCTCCCGCCTCGGAGCTCTACCCCGAGACGTTCGCCGACGCCGCCGCCGCGGCGGTCGCCGGTCTCCCCATCGAGGTCGAGGTGCTCGCGGAAGCAGAACTCGAGGCCGGAGGCTACGGAGGGCTGCTCGGCGTCGGGCAGGGCTCCGATCGAGGGCCCCGCCTGGTTCGGCTCAGCTACTCCCCGGCCAATGCACAGAAGCATCTCGCACTCGTCGGCAAGGGCATCACATTCGACACCGGCGGTCTCTCACTCAAGCCTGCGACCTCGATGGTCGGCATGAAGTACGACATGACAGGGGCCGCGACGGTGCTCTCCGTCATCGTGTCGGCTGCGCGCCTCGGCCTTCCGCTGCGGTTGACGGGGTGGCTGTGCCTCGCGGAGAACATGCCCTCCGGCCGGGCCATGCGGCCCAACGACGTGCTCACGATCCGCGGCGGCACGACTGTCGAGGTGCTCAACACGGATGCAGAGGGGCGACTCGTGCTCGCCGACGGACTGGTCGCCGCGAGCGAGGAGCAGCCTGACGCGATCATCGACATCGCGACGTTGACGGGTGCGGCGATCACCGCCCTCGGCACGCGCTACACCGGCGTCATGGGAGACAGCGAACTCGTCGCCAAGGTGGTCGACATCGCGGATGCCGTCGGCGAGCCGTTCTGGGCGATGCCGTTCCCCGAGGAACTCAGGGCCAGCCTCAATTCCGACGTCGCCGACCTCGCGAACGCGAAGATGGGCACCAGTGCCGGAGGCATGCTCCTTGCGGGCGTGTTCCTCAGAGAGTTCATCGGCAAGCGTGCGGACGGCGGAGAGCCGATCGCCTGGGCACATCTCGACATCGCCGGCCCCGCCCACAACACGGGAGGCGGATACGGATTCACCGGCAAGGGTCCCACCGCCGTGACAGTGCGTGCCCTCATCGCGCTGGCAGAGGAATTTAGCAGGGCGTAG
- a CDS encoding proteasome assembly chaperone family protein, with the protein MHDPEGLYELHADSALVPSGLPLVAALTGFADAGSAVSQFTAHLLDTLEHTVVATFDNDQLLDYRARRPTIYFDQDHLADYEPARLSLALVTDEIGQQFLLFSGYEPDFQWERFTAAMLGLIDHFEVASTTWLHSIPMPVPHTRPLGVTVSGNRNDLIEARSVWKPHTTVPANALHLLEYRLQQTDHPAVGFVLLIPHYLADTEFPDAAIAALENISSSTGLIFPSDSLRGEGREFRAKIDAQVAENHELARLVGALEERHDAYMEGNAIRSPLMDEDGELPTADEIAAELEKFLAIRRDDEDGRSL; encoded by the coding sequence ATGCATGATCCCGAGGGCCTCTACGAGCTGCACGCCGACTCCGCGCTGGTGCCGAGTGGGCTCCCGCTCGTCGCAGCGCTGACGGGGTTCGCGGATGCGGGATCTGCCGTCTCCCAGTTCACCGCACACCTGCTCGACACGCTCGAGCACACGGTTGTCGCGACCTTCGACAATGACCAGTTGCTCGACTACAGGGCCCGCCGCCCGACGATCTACTTCGATCAAGACCATCTCGCGGACTACGAGCCTGCGCGGCTCTCGCTCGCACTCGTCACCGATGAGATCGGGCAGCAGTTCCTGCTGTTCTCCGGCTACGAGCCTGACTTCCAGTGGGAGCGCTTCACCGCCGCCATGCTCGGGCTGATCGACCACTTCGAGGTGGCATCCACCACGTGGCTGCACTCCATTCCGATGCCGGTTCCGCACACCAGACCCCTTGGGGTGACGGTGAGCGGCAACCGCAATGACCTCATTGAAGCGCGCTCGGTGTGGAAGCCGCATACGACCGTCCCTGCCAACGCACTGCACCTGCTCGAGTACAGGCTGCAGCAGACCGATCACCCGGCCGTCGGCTTCGTGCTGCTGATTCCGCACTACCTTGCCGACACGGAGTTCCCCGACGCCGCGATCGCGGCGCTCGAGAACATCAGCTCGTCGACGGGTCTGATCTTCCCGAGCGACAGCCTGCGTGGCGAGGGCAGGGAGTTCCGCGCGAAGATCGACGCCCAGGTCGCTGAGAACCACGAGCTCGCACGGCTCGTCGGCGCGCTCGAGGAGCGTCACGACGCCTACATGGAGGGCAACGCGATCCGCTCGCCCCTGATGGACGAGGATGGGGAGCTTCCGACAGCAGACGAGATCGCCGCCGAGCTGGAGAAGTTCTTGGCGATTCGACGCGACGATGAGGATGGCCGCAGCCTCTGA
- a CDS encoding MFS transporter has protein sequence MNSARSWLVWSVAVFAYLVAVLQRSSLGVAAVDASAKFDISASQLSTLAVLQLVVYAALQVPVGVLLDRVGPRALIIFGAALMGLGQVAVALAPEFSVAIAGRMLVGAGDAFTFISVLRLLSLWFEGRVLPQVSQWTGNIGQLGQILSAVPFVWILHGYGWMSAFLSAAAMAVLALVLTALVVRNGRDDSWRPEQKQNWKTAMQQLRDALRRPGTQLGFWSHFTTQSPGSMFALLWGFPLMVNGLGYDTSTASSLLTLFIVSAIVIGPILGILTARFPLRRSNLVLTVIALTALAWAVVLLWPTQPPFWLIVVLIVVLGVGGPGSLISFEFAREFNPMRSHGSATGFVNVGGFVATFVMMFLVGVSLDLIDRHGVIDGGEGGLYSWGAFRLAFLVQYLVLAVGVVGIVRARRRTRRQMHTDEGIEVAPLWVVVSRVLKRRGH, from the coding sequence GTGAATTCCGCGCGCTCCTGGCTTGTGTGGAGCGTCGCCGTCTTCGCCTACCTCGTGGCGGTACTGCAGCGTTCTTCGCTCGGCGTCGCGGCCGTTGACGCCAGCGCGAAGTTCGACATCTCTGCCTCACAGCTTTCAACGCTCGCCGTCCTACAGCTCGTCGTCTACGCTGCCCTCCAGGTGCCCGTCGGTGTTCTTCTGGACAGGGTCGGCCCGAGGGCACTGATCATCTTCGGTGCAGCCCTGATGGGCCTCGGCCAGGTCGCGGTGGCGCTCGCCCCCGAGTTCTCGGTGGCAATTGCGGGTCGGATGCTTGTGGGTGCGGGCGACGCGTTCACCTTCATCTCCGTGCTCCGGCTGCTTTCCCTCTGGTTCGAGGGGAGGGTGCTCCCGCAGGTCTCGCAGTGGACGGGAAACATCGGACAGCTCGGGCAGATCCTGTCGGCAGTGCCCTTCGTCTGGATTCTTCACGGCTATGGATGGATGAGTGCATTCCTCAGCGCCGCCGCCATGGCTGTCCTTGCGCTCGTGCTGACGGCGCTCGTCGTCCGAAATGGCCGCGACGACAGTTGGAGGCCGGAGCAGAAGCAGAACTGGAAGACGGCAATGCAGCAGCTCCGCGATGCCCTCCGCCGTCCGGGTACGCAGCTGGGATTCTGGTCGCACTTCACCACTCAGTCTCCCGGGTCGATGTTCGCCCTTCTGTGGGGTTTCCCCCTGATGGTCAACGGACTCGGGTACGACACGTCCACGGCATCCTCACTCCTCACGCTGTTCATCGTCTCGGCGATCGTGATCGGCCCGATTCTGGGCATCCTGACCGCACGATTCCCACTGAGGCGATCGAATCTGGTCCTCACCGTCATCGCGCTCACGGCGCTGGCGTGGGCGGTCGTCCTCCTCTGGCCCACGCAGCCGCCGTTCTGGCTCATCGTCGTACTCATCGTGGTGCTCGGAGTCGGGGGGCCGGGGTCACTCATCAGCTTCGAGTTCGCCCGGGAGTTCAATCCCATGCGCAGCCACGGCTCTGCGACCGGCTTCGTGAACGTCGGTGGTTTCGTCGCGACCTTCGTCATGATGTTCCTCGTGGGAGTCAGTCTCGACCTGATCGATCGCCACGGCGTCATCGACGGGGGTGAAGGAGGCCTCTATTCGTGGGGTGCCTTCCGGCTCGCGTTCCTCGTTCAGTACCTCGTGCTCGCCGTCGGGGTGGTTGGCATAGTCCGGGCGAGACGCCGCACTCGCCGCCAGATGCACACCGATGAGGGAATAGAAGTGGCGCCGTTGTGGGTTGTAGTCTCCAGGGTGTTGAAGAGACGAGGGCACTGA